A window of the Butyricimonas faecalis genome harbors these coding sequences:
- a CDS encoding efflux RND transporter permease subunit produces the protein MIKELLKRPIGVTMSVVAIVVLSIVAMGYLPVSLMPAIDIPQITIQVSAPGLSVREVDNTLLKPLKNQLSQVTGLKNITAEARADAGAIYMDFEPNSNVDIIFIDVNEKLDRAVATLPKDIERPKVIKASVTDIPAFYLNLSLKNVAPKEHDRPREAGIDFSELGQFARDVISKRIEQLPQTAMVDMSGVVTPELLCIPDYTKLTSMGVGINLLEKAINNNNVSLGALSIKDGEYRYSIHFDSRIISKEDIENIYINHNGRIYQFKELCEIVERPAKRNGLVRSGDDPAVTLAIIKQNDAKMADLQESIATLIADLEREYPNIRFELTRDQTKLLSYSMDNLSSNLLVGAILAALIIFLFMKDLRSPVLIVITIPLSLVVTLLAFHVLGISLNIISLSGLILGTGMMVDNSIIVIDNIFQKWRLGLRLDDAISRAVGEVFTPMLSSVLTTCSVFLPLIFLSGTAGALFYDQAMAVTVALFASLLVSVLVLPVYFYLMYRKRSAWTENRFIARCFTFDYYRPYEIGLKWTLRHGRLLIIGFVLLVPLAYFVYQMVEKSRLPRISHDDTILTIDWNSGISLEENDLRVYRLLAQVDSFILQTTSMVGVQQFLMSHTQEITPSESVIYIKAKDAESLKRIERKISDYVVSNYPKAQVSFQVSGNIFNMIFAEKGNTLVARLHSKEGQAPTVEQVTRVVNKIEKALPDVLIPPAMMEQNIRYIADVEAMAIHEVTFGDVYAKMKNMISQNTLFRINQGGYSVPVTTGDTRAEASDILSGKVRNRNGVEIPLSMVINETKGEDFKKLYSGSGGDYYPVVIDVDDADVKRVMETVEEVVKEDKDFFVTFTGEYFSSRESIRELIVILLVAISLLYFILAAQFESIIQPLIILSEIVVDIFFVLFGLWIFGESLNIMSMIGLVVMSGIIINDSILKVDTINRLRKNGMPLLKAVFVAGHSRLKPIIMTSLTTILAIAPFLNRVDMGSDLQYPLSLSIIIGMSVGTIVSLFFIPLIYYVIYRKH, from the coding sequence ATGATAAAGGAATTGTTAAAGCGTCCTATTGGGGTTACCATGAGCGTTGTCGCGATCGTGGTGTTGAGTATCGTGGCGATGGGGTACCTGCCCGTGTCGCTTATGCCCGCTATTGATATCCCGCAGATCACGATCCAGGTGTCGGCTCCCGGTTTGTCGGTTCGGGAGGTGGATAACACGCTTTTGAAACCGTTGAAAAATCAGTTGTCTCAGGTGACCGGATTGAAAAATATAACGGCAGAAGCGCGAGCGGATGCGGGAGCTATATATATGGATTTTGAGCCGAACAGTAATGTTGACATCATTTTTATTGACGTGAACGAGAAGTTGGATCGAGCTGTCGCGACATTACCCAAAGATATAGAACGTCCCAAGGTGATCAAGGCCAGTGTGACCGATATCCCGGCTTTTTATCTTAACCTGTCGTTAAAAAACGTGGCGCCCAAAGAGCATGACAGGCCGCGTGAGGCCGGAATTGATTTCAGTGAACTGGGGCAATTTGCCCGGGATGTTATTTCAAAACGTATCGAACAACTACCACAGACGGCGATGGTTGATATGAGTGGTGTTGTAACCCCCGAGCTACTCTGTATTCCTGATTACACGAAGTTGACTTCTATGGGCGTGGGTATTAATTTGCTTGAAAAGGCGATTAACAATAATAATGTATCCTTAGGAGCATTAAGTATTAAAGACGGAGAATATCGTTACAGTATTCACTTTGATTCCCGGATTATCTCGAAAGAAGATATTGAGAATATATATATCAATCATAACGGGCGAATTTATCAATTCAAAGAGTTGTGTGAAATCGTGGAGCGTCCGGCGAAACGGAACGGTTTGGTACGTAGTGGTGATGATCCGGCTGTTACGTTGGCAATTATAAAACAGAACGATGCCAAGATGGCTGATTTGCAGGAAAGTATTGCCACGTTGATTGCTGATTTGGAGAGGGAATATCCTAATATCCGGTTTGAGTTGACACGGGATCAGACCAAATTGTTATCGTATTCCATGGATAATTTGAGTAGTAATCTATTGGTCGGTGCTATTCTGGCGGCATTAATTATCTTTTTATTTATGAAGGATTTGCGTTCGCCGGTACTGATTGTTATAACCATTCCGTTGTCACTTGTGGTCACGCTTTTGGCTTTTCATGTTTTGGGTATATCTCTGAATATTATATCGCTATCGGGGTTGATTCTCGGGACGGGAATGATGGTCGATAACTCGATTATTGTTATAGATAATATATTTCAGAAGTGGCGATTAGGATTGCGGCTTGATGATGCTATTTCCAGGGCGGTGGGGGAGGTTTTTACCCCGATGTTGAGTAGTGTGCTGACTACTTGTTCCGTTTTTTTGCCGCTGATTTTTTTAAGTGGTACGGCCGGCGCACTTTTCTATGATCAGGCAATGGCCGTGACGGTTGCTTTGTTCGCGTCATTATTGGTGTCGGTGCTTGTTCTGCCCGTGTATTTTTATCTGATGTATCGCAAACGTTCGGCATGGACGGAGAATCGGTTTATCGCAAGATGCTTCACGTTTGACTACTATCGTCCGTACGAGATCGGGTTAAAATGGACGTTACGTCATGGTCGGTTGCTGATTATCGGGTTTGTACTACTTGTTCCTCTTGCTTATTTCGTTTATCAAATGGTGGAGAAGAGTCGCTTGCCTCGTATATCGCATGATGATACGATTTTGACAATTGATTGGAATAGCGGTATTTCTTTGGAAGAAAATGATCTGCGTGTTTATAGACTGTTGGCACAGGTAGATAGTTTTATTTTGCAAACAACTTCGATGGTGGGTGTTCAACAGTTTTTGATGTCACATACCCAAGAGATCACTCCTTCTGAAAGCGTGATCTATATTAAGGCTAAAGATGCCGAGAGCTTGAAACGGATAGAACGGAAAATTTCAGATTACGTGGTTTCGAATTACCCGAAAGCACAAGTTTCTTTTCAAGTTTCCGGCAATATTTTTAATATGATATTCGCGGAAAAAGGAAACACGCTTGTTGCAAGATTGCATAGTAAGGAAGGACAGGCTCCGACGGTAGAGCAGGTAACTCGTGTGGTCAACAAGATAGAAAAAGCCCTGCCGGACGTGTTGATCCCTCCGGCGATGATGGAACAGAATATTCGTTATATTGCTGATGTGGAGGCAATGGCAATCCATGAGGTCACGTTCGGTGATGTTTACGCGAAAATGAAAAATATGATTAGCCAGAATACCTTGTTTCGTATTAATCAAGGGGGGTATTCCGTTCCCGTGACCACGGGTGATACGCGGGCCGAGGCATCGGATATTTTGTCGGGCAAGGTGCGTAATCGTAATGGGGTTGAAATTCCTCTCTCAATGGTAATCAACGAGACAAAAGGCGAGGATTTTAAGAAACTTTATTCCGGTAGTGGGGGGGATTATTACCCGGTTGTTATAGATGTGGACGATGCTGACGTGAAACGGGTGATGGAGACGGTAGAAGAGGTTGTTAAGGAGGATAAGGACTTTTTCGTGACCTTTACGGGAGAGTATTTTTCGAGTCGGGAGAGTATTCGGGAGTTGATCGTTATCCTGTTGGTTGCTATTTCGTTACTCTATTTTATTCTTGCGGCCCAGTTTGAAAGTATCATACAGCCGCTTATTATTCTATCAGAAATTGTGGTTGATATTTTCTTCGTTTTGTTTGGGCTTTGGATATTTGGCGAGAGTTTGAATATCATGTCAATGATAGGTTTGGTCGTGATGAGTGGCATTATTATCAATGATTCTATTCTGAAAGTGGATACGATTAATCGCCTTCGTAAAAACGGAATGCCGTTACTAAAGGCGGTTTTTGTCGCTGGTCACAGTCGGTTAAAACCGATCATCATGACCTCGCTGACGACGATACTGGCTATTGCTCCCTTCTTGAACCGGGTGGATATGGGGTCAGACCTGCAATACCCGTTGTCTCTTTCTATTATTATCGGTATGAGTGTCGGGACGATTGTCAGTTTGTTCTTTATACCGTTGATTTATTATGTGATCTACCGTAAACACTGA
- a CDS encoding efflux RND transporter permease subunit gives MSNDIKKKGFLERIPTFSLILIMAVLMVVGGALIPLLRISYHPSSEQGKRLSISFSWPGASQRVIEQEITSKVEGLVASVVGVEKTSSVSSRGNGRVTVVLKEKANVSAVRFEISSLLKQIAGKLPEGVGGLYLQGGNIGGGLRQNTRQVLSYIINADMDPANIKDYVERNIKPYLTQIDYVRDVSVGGAMPLYLDIEYNPIELQRYGLESNVIVSGLQNFLGQRSIVGDVDRIDRDGNKERITLLLETERLGPDIGKTPLATIDGKIIYLNDVAKFDYKKRQETSFYRINGLNTIYLSIFADTETNIIKASAEIRERMEKIQANLTDGFYVTLTNDAAKEVREELVKLVKRTFLCLAILFLFVWIVSRSRRYLSVIAISLFANVLIAVIFYYLFDVELNLISLAGVAVSLGIMIDTVIVMVDHYSYYHNRSAFIAILAALLTTIGSLVIVFFMPDYVKGALNHFSTIIIINLVVALFVALFFVPAIIDHNGLCCRQAKKSCKRLKRIVRWSRFYTRYITFTQKRKWIYITIFVLAFGIPVHLLPSKLGKSDYYYRVEEKQEMAWYEDLYNKTIGSNFYQGTLRQPLEKVFGGTLRLFSSIQSSRTFSQREREVKLYISAQLTEGDDAGVLNQKMWQMDRFLAKFKEIKRFVTRVDGKSGSIEVEFTDEHKDGTFPQYLESQVIREALLIGGVDWSTTGVSERGFSNSLGLGHKSHRIGLSGYNYDRLYKYAEMVAEKVKANKRVNDVGIELGSSDYWQSQGEPTSEMYIKYDMEKIALNRLNLRQCYSTLAALMDEGTVGTYRNKDQRIAIDYHSSERDKFDVWHLMNSYLTAGDRQICYANIGEIGKRNAAARITKNNQVYSLQVAFNFMGSYDLSDKFIKKTTEEINAILPVGFRTVNQSFGWYDDRGSQYWLILLIVVIIFFTCSILFESLRQPLVIISLIPISFIGTFLTFYFSRVNFGTGGFASLVLLSGLVVNAAIYVINEYNGFVNRNLGRLNRINPVRLYVKAYNHKIIAVLLTIISTVLGLIPFLIDGPKAEEFWFSFTIGTIGGLLFSIIALVFFMPILMPFSSYLKKKQHE, from the coding sequence ATGAGTAATGATATAAAGAAAAAGGGATTTTTAGAACGTATTCCCACCTTTTCACTTATTTTGATAATGGCGGTGTTGATGGTGGTGGGAGGTGCTTTGATACCTCTGTTACGAATCTCTTACCATCCATCCTCGGAACAGGGGAAAAGGTTGAGTATCTCGTTTAGTTGGCCCGGGGCATCACAACGGGTCATAGAGCAGGAAATTACTTCTAAAGTGGAGGGATTGGTTGCCTCGGTGGTGGGCGTGGAGAAAACTTCTTCCGTGTCATCACGAGGAAACGGAAGAGTGACTGTCGTGCTCAAGGAGAAAGCTAACGTATCGGCCGTGCGTTTTGAAATATCATCATTGCTGAAACAGATTGCCGGGAAATTACCGGAGGGTGTGGGTGGTCTTTATTTACAAGGAGGAAATATCGGGGGAGGGCTTCGACAGAACACACGACAGGTCTTGTCTTATATCATCAATGCCGATATGGACCCCGCTAATATAAAAGACTATGTCGAGCGTAATATTAAACCTTATTTAACACAGATCGATTACGTGCGGGATGTGTCGGTCGGGGGGGCTATGCCACTTTATCTGGATATTGAGTATAACCCGATAGAATTGCAGCGGTATGGTCTTGAATCTAATGTTATCGTGTCGGGACTTCAGAACTTTTTGGGACAACGTTCTATTGTCGGGGATGTTGATCGAATTGATCGTGACGGGAATAAAGAGCGTATTACTTTATTATTAGAGACCGAGCGGTTGGGGCCGGATATAGGTAAAACTCCTTTGGCAACAATAGATGGTAAAATTATCTATTTGAATGATGTTGCTAAATTTGATTACAAAAAGCGACAAGAAACCAGCTTTTATCGTATCAATGGTTTGAATACGATTTACTTGAGCATTTTTGCAGACACGGAGACAAATATTATTAAAGCATCCGCGGAAATTCGAGAGCGAATGGAAAAGATTCAAGCAAATTTGACGGATGGATTTTACGTGACACTCACGAATGATGCTGCTAAGGAGGTACGGGAGGAACTTGTGAAATTGGTTAAACGTACTTTTTTATGTTTGGCGATATTGTTCCTGTTTGTTTGGATTGTTAGTCGGAGCAGACGTTATCTTTCTGTTATAGCGATTTCATTATTTGCCAACGTGTTGATAGCCGTTATTTTTTATTACTTGTTTGATGTTGAGCTTAACTTGATTTCGTTGGCGGGTGTTGCTGTCTCGTTGGGTATTATGATCGATACTGTTATTGTGATGGTTGATCATTATAGCTATTACCACAATCGGAGTGCTTTTATCGCTATTTTGGCAGCATTGCTTACTACAATCGGTTCATTGGTGATCGTCTTTTTTATGCCCGATTACGTGAAAGGTGCGTTGAATCATTTTTCCACGATTATTATTATTAACCTGGTTGTGGCATTGTTTGTGGCTCTCTTTTTCGTGCCTGCAATTATTGATCATAACGGGTTGTGTTGTCGGCAGGCAAAGAAAAGTTGTAAGCGTTTAAAAAGAATCGTGAGGTGGAGTCGGTTTTATACCCGCTATATTACTTTTACACAGAAACGGAAATGGATATATATTACCATTTTCGTACTTGCATTTGGAATCCCGGTGCATTTGCTACCTTCTAAATTAGGTAAAAGTGATTATTATTACCGAGTGGAAGAAAAACAAGAGATGGCGTGGTATGAAGATCTTTATAATAAGACTATAGGGAGTAATTTTTATCAGGGAACTTTACGCCAGCCATTGGAAAAGGTATTTGGTGGGACATTACGGCTTTTTTCATCTATCCAGTCATCACGTACTTTTTCTCAACGGGAACGGGAGGTGAAACTTTATATCTCTGCTCAATTGACAGAAGGGGATGATGCCGGAGTGCTTAATCAAAAGATGTGGCAAATGGATCGTTTTTTAGCCAAATTCAAGGAGATAAAACGTTTCGTGACCCGAGTGGATGGTAAAAGCGGTTCCATCGAGGTAGAATTTACCGATGAACACAAGGATGGGACTTTTCCTCAATATCTGGAATCACAGGTTATTCGAGAGGCTTTGTTGATTGGCGGTGTCGATTGGAGTACAACGGGTGTTAGTGAACGGGGATTTTCCAATTCGCTGGGATTGGGACATAAATCACATCGAATCGGTTTGAGCGGGTATAATTATGATCGTTTGTATAAGTATGCGGAAATGGTGGCCGAGAAGGTCAAGGCCAATAAACGAGTGAATGACGTGGGAATCGAGTTGGGAAGTTCTGATTATTGGCAATCGCAAGGAGAACCGACTTCGGAGATGTATATCAAATATGATATGGAAAAAATTGCTCTTAACCGTTTGAATTTGAGACAATGTTATTCAACTTTGGCCGCACTGATGGATGAGGGAACAGTTGGTACGTATCGGAATAAAGATCAACGGATTGCAATTGATTATCATTCTTCGGAACGTGATAAGTTTGATGTGTGGCATTTGATGAACAGTTATTTAACTGCAGGAGATCGGCAGATTTGTTATGCTAATATCGGAGAGATAGGAAAACGAAATGCTGCTGCACGAATTACGAAAAATAATCAGGTATATTCGTTGCAGGTGGCTTTTAATTTTATGGGATCGTATGATTTGTCGGATAAGTTTATCAAAAAGACAACCGAAGAGATTAATGCTATTTTGCCTGTCGGTTTCCGGACGGTTAACCAGAGTTTCGGGTGGTACGATGATAGAGGTTCCCAATATTGGTTAATTCTGTTGATTGTTGTGATAATCTTTTTTACCTGCTCGATACTGTTTGAGTCTCTGCGGCAGCCTCTTGTGATTATCTCGTTGATTCCTATCTCGTTTATAGGTACTTTCCTAACATTTTATTTCTCAAGGGTAAATTTTGGAACGGGTGGTTTTGCATCACTTGTTTTGTTGAGTGGTTTGGTGGTGAATGCGGCAATTTACGTGATTAATGAATATAATGGTTTCGTAAACAGAAATCTTGGACGGCTAAATCGGATTAACCCGGTTCGACTTTACGTGAAGGCTTATAACCATAAGATTATTGCCGTGCTATTAACTATTATATCAACGGTACTTGGCTTGATCCCATTTTTGATTGATGGACCGAAAGCAGAAGAGTTTTGGTTTTCATTCACCATTGGAACAATCGGGGGACTACTATTTTCAATAATAGCTTTAGTATTTTTTATGCCGATATTGATGCCATTTTCTAGTTATTTAAAAAAGAAGCAACATGAATAG